From the Ruminiclostridium josui JCM 17888 genome, one window contains:
- a CDS encoding recombinase family protein has product MIYGYARVSTRGQATKGNSLEEQEKSLKEAGCSIIYEDAYTGTKVDRPKFNELIKILEPGDMLVVTKLDRFARSLTQGSELVTELIKRGIKVNILNIGMMDNTPASKLIRNIFFSFAEFERDMIVERTQEGKAIAKEKDGFHEGRPKKYTTTQIDMAVGLLEKYSYSDVEKMTQISKSTLVRAVRERRLGR; this is encoded by the coding sequence ATGATATATGGATATGCACGAGTATCTACAAGGGGGCAGGCAACAAAAGGGAACAGTCTGGAGGAACAAGAAAAAAGCTTAAAAGAAGCTGGATGTAGCATTATTTATGAAGATGCTTATACCGGAACAAAGGTTGATAGACCTAAATTTAATGAGTTAATCAAAATATTGGAGCCCGGAGATATGTTAGTAGTAACTAAATTAGACAGATTTGCAAGAAGCTTGACTCAAGGAAGTGAGCTGGTAACCGAGCTTATTAAAAGGGGCATAAAGGTTAATATATTAAACATTGGAATGATGGATAATACTCCAGCAAGTAAATTGATAAGAAATATATTCTTTTCTTTTGCCGAGTTTGAGCGAGATATGATTGTTGAACGAACTCAAGAAGGGAAGGCAATAGCAAAGGAAAAGGATGGCTTTCATGAAGGTAGACCTAAAAAATATACTACTACACAGATTGATATGGCGGTAGGTTTATTGGAGAAGTATTCATATTCTGATGTTGAAAAAATGACTCAGATAAGCAAATCAACATTAGTAAGAGCTGTGAGAGAAAGAAGATTAGGACGGTGA
- a CDS encoding recombinase family protein, translated as MRFIGYTRGFTQQELNRQAEVLMTYTDTEYIISDIVHKDKNDWTYRNSRINNIESGCTLVVESIVHITNDINDLIDLIEMLDTRGIGLMAYNEFIATASSFGRGMVDLLRGAKGIIDSYKRKNIPVPKTKSMQRIQNGLEQIEKKYKAAVKKEIQEIPLDNKVIAGVASNISLGDFEKQE; from the coding sequence ATGAGGTTTATAGGCTATACAAGAGGGTTTACTCAACAGGAGCTAAACAGGCAAGCTGAAGTATTGATGACATATACTGATACAGAGTATATAATTTCTGACATAGTGCATAAAGATAAAAATGATTGGACTTATCGAAATAGCAGAATAAATAATATAGAAAGTGGTTGTACTCTGGTGGTTGAGTCAATAGTACATATCACTAATGATATTAATGATCTAATAGACCTGATTGAAATGCTAGATACTAGAGGTATAGGACTGATGGCGTATAATGAGTTTATTGCTACTGCTAGTTCATTTGGTAGGGGGATGGTTGATCTGTTACGTGGTGCAAAGGGAATTATTGATTCTTATAAGAGAAAAAATATTCCAGTACCCAAAACAAAATCCATGCAAAGAATTCAAAATGGGTTGGAGCAGATTGAAAAGAAGTACAAAGCTGCTGTAAAGAAGGAGATACAAGAAATTCCTTTAGATAATAAGGTTATAGCGGGTGTTGCCAGCAATATCAGTTTAGGTGACTTTGAAAAGCAAGAATAG
- a CDS encoding IS110 family transposase: MNFRPIAGIDVGKFFSEMAILSPSNEVIARMKIHHDSSSDVERVVELLKKTEKDFDSRPFVVMESTGHYHKILFHSLCKAGLEVSIINPIQTDSIKNIGIRKVKNDKADARKIALLYRFQELKTTNIPDEDIECLRSLCRQYYKLSDELTAYKNRLTGIVDQLMLNFKDVFPNIFSKAALAVLEKYPTPAHILKANRNKLIALIQKNSRRSLKWSTAKYNLLVSKAREFAPLTVHNSSNIAMLGVYISMIRTLEDNLAKVLKTIHLLIAEDMAKDMPMLALTLELFQSLPGIGLLTAATILAEIGDFSAFSKPGKLVAYFGIDPSVMQSGEFTGTRNKMSKRGSRLLRRVLFTTALANIRTKRNKEACNPVLLEFYKQKCQSKPKKVALGAVMRKIIIYIFAVLRDRKPYQLRSPQEHAQILAAKHIAA; this comes from the coding sequence ATGAATTTCAGACCTATTGCAGGAATCGATGTAGGTAAATTCTTCAGTGAGATGGCAATTCTTTCTCCATCCAATGAAGTGATTGCCCGCATGAAGATCCACCATGATTCCAGTTCTGACGTTGAAAGAGTCGTTGAATTACTGAAAAAAACGGAAAAGGACTTTGATTCTAGGCCTTTCGTCGTCATGGAATCCACCGGGCACTATCACAAAATCCTTTTCCATTCACTTTGTAAAGCTGGATTGGAGGTCTCCATCATAAACCCCATCCAGACTGATTCTATCAAAAATATTGGAATCAGAAAAGTGAAAAATGATAAAGCTGATGCCCGGAAAATTGCCCTGCTATACAGATTTCAGGAGCTTAAAACTACTAATATCCCCGATGAGGATATTGAATGCCTGCGAAGTCTTTGCCGACAGTACTACAAGCTCTCTGACGAACTTACTGCCTACAAAAACAGGCTTACGGGTATTGTTGACCAACTCATGTTAAACTTCAAGGATGTATTCCCCAACATCTTTTCAAAGGCTGCTCTTGCAGTATTGGAGAAATATCCTACGCCTGCGCATATTCTTAAAGCGAACAGGAACAAGTTGATTGCACTGATCCAGAAGAATTCTCGCAGAAGCCTTAAGTGGTCAACTGCAAAGTATAATCTTTTGGTCTCCAAAGCCAGAGAGTTTGCGCCTTTGACTGTTCATAATTCCTCGAACATTGCTATGCTGGGTGTCTACATATCCATGATCAGAACTCTGGAAGATAACTTGGCGAAGGTCCTAAAAACCATTCATCTATTGATCGCTGAAGATATGGCAAAGGATATGCCCATGCTAGCATTAACTCTTGAACTTTTTCAGAGCCTGCCAGGTATTGGCCTTCTTACTGCTGCCACCATTCTAGCAGAAATCGGCGATTTTTCCGCTTTCTCTAAGCCGGGAAAACTGGTTGCTTACTTTGGCATTGACCCCTCTGTGATGCAATCCGGAGAATTTACCGGCACACGGAATAAAATGTCCAAGAGAGGTTCCAGGCTACTTCGCAGGGTTCTTTTTACAACTGCTCTTGCCAATATCCGAACTAAGCGGAATAAAGAGGCTTGCAACCCTGTATTACTTGAATTCTACAAGCAAAAATGCCAGAGTAAACCTAAGAAGGTAGCTTTGGGAGCAGTTATGCGTAAGATCATCATTTACATCTTTGCTGTTCTAAGGGACAGAAAACCGTACCAGTTACGCAGTCCTCAGGAACATGCTCAGATATTAGCAGCAAAGCATATAGCAGCTTAG
- a CDS encoding recombinase family protein produces MRVGYIRGTTDEVIDRQKVVLQSIGVDKIYIDMQIGSKRQTELEKLLVELKQGDTLVVESLYRLTRSTPELMSMMAKLNKDGIEFISINGGMDTTKDLGKQIMKMFTTESAIEQEFLKNSQLRGIQYAKDNGKYTGKKKIRPDEKLFEMVYAGWIKKDGEVGKISTKEAMKMLGLKPNTFYRRVKEYRDSEIIDYGL; encoded by the coding sequence ATGAGAGTCGGATACATTCGAGGAACGACTGATGAAGTAATTGATAGGCAAAAGGTAGTGTTGCAAAGCATAGGTGTAGACAAGATTTACATAGATATGCAAATTGGATCAAAGCGGCAAACAGAACTGGAGAAGCTGTTAGTTGAATTAAAACAGGGTGATACATTGGTAGTAGAGTCATTATACCGCTTAACACGTAGTACACCAGAGCTTATGTCAATGATGGCAAAATTGAATAAAGACGGTATTGAGTTTATCAGTATCAACGGAGGGATGGACACGACCAAAGATTTGGGCAAGCAGATTATGAAGATGTTCACTACTGAATCTGCTATTGAGCAGGAGTTTCTTAAAAACAGTCAACTCAGAGGAATACAGTACGCCAAAGATAATGGAAAATACACTGGCAAGAAAAAAATAAGACCGGACGAAAAGCTTTTTGAAATGGTGTATGCAGGGTGGATAAAGAAAGACGGTGAAGTTGGTAAGATATCAACCAAAGAGGCTATGAAAATGCTGGGCCTAAAGCCAAATACCTTTTATCGCAGAGTAAAAGAGTATAGGGATAGTGAAATAATTGATTATGGCTTATAG
- a CDS encoding AbrB/MazE/SpoVT family DNA-binding domain-containing protein, whose product MKAVGVVRKLDSLGRYVLPKELRSRLNIDIGDSLEVFVDGNSILLRKYEPYCIFCNEVKDVNYYKGKNVCSRCMGELKG is encoded by the coding sequence ATGAAGGCAGTTGGAGTTGTACGTAAATTGGATAGTCTTGGCCGTTATGTGTTGCCAAAAGAGTTAAGGAGCAGACTTAACATAGACATAGGGGATTCATTGGAAGTATTTGTAGATGGTAATTCCATCTTATTAAGAAAGTATGAACCATATTGTATCTTCTGTAATGAGGTTAAAGATGTAAACTACTACAAAGGGAAAAATGTATGTAGCAGGTGCATGGGAGAACTAAAGGGATAA
- a CDS encoding PD-(D/E)XK nuclease family protein, which translates to MPDLLLHNKQINSVFQLLGDKENDICYSVAWALSKCPELLKEFINQTIQVTKYDSENVEIRLQEYNSDDGGFTDIEIICEPYFYIIIEAKRGWVLPGKEQLEKYASRQNFFDSSAKVKKLIAMSECSKSYAEHNLQVKNIKGIDIIPVSWKDVYKYSEAAYRRSNHAEKHLLIELQTYLGGLMTMQNKDSNLVFVVSLGSSKIEGSDLTWIDVVEKKERYFHPMGQNGWPKTPPNYIAFRYHGKLQSIHHIEGYKVLTDLSSRIPEIPYASWMETPHFLYKLGKGFAPSKEVKTGNIYRNGRVWCMLDTLFTCDTISDARDETKRRQQLIGSKI; encoded by the coding sequence ATGCCTGATCTATTATTACATAATAAGCAAATAAATAGTGTATTTCAGTTGTTGGGTGATAAAGAGAACGATATCTGCTACAGCGTTGCATGGGCATTATCTAAGTGCCCTGAGCTCTTAAAGGAATTCATTAACCAAACAATACAAGTTACCAAATACGATTCTGAGAATGTAGAAATACGTTTGCAGGAATATAACTCTGATGATGGTGGGTTTACTGATATTGAGATTATCTGTGAGCCTTATTTTTATATAATAATTGAAGCAAAGCGAGGTTGGGTACTTCCGGGTAAAGAGCAGCTTGAAAAGTATGCCAGCAGACAGAACTTTTTTGATAGTTCAGCCAAAGTAAAGAAACTCATTGCAATGTCAGAGTGTAGTAAATCCTATGCAGAGCATAACCTACAGGTGAAAAATATAAAAGGTATAGATATAATTCCGGTTTCATGGAAAGACGTTTATAAGTATTCAGAAGCAGCTTACAGAAGAAGTAACCATGCTGAAAAGCACCTTTTAATAGAACTACAAACATACTTAGGGGGATTGATGACCATGCAGAATAAAGATTCAAACCTAGTATTTGTTGTATCCTTGGGCAGTAGTAAAATTGAAGGTTCGGATCTTACTTGGATAGATGTAGTTGAAAAGAAGGAAAGATACTTTCACCCAATGGGACAAAATGGGTGGCCTAAAACTCCTCCTAATTATATTGCTTTCAGGTATCACGGCAAATTACAGTCAATTCATCATATAGAAGGATATAAAGTTTTAACAGATTTGAGTAGTAGAATTCCAGAGATACCATATGCATCATGGATGGAAACACCTCACTTTCTATACAAGTTGGGAAAGGGCTTTGCACCAAGCAAGGAAGTAAAAACAGGTAACATTTATCGGAATGGCAGAGTTTGGTGTATGCTAGATACATTGTTTACCTGCGATACAATATCGGATGCTCGTGATGAAACAAAAAGAAGGCAGCAGTTAATTGGGAGCAAAATCTGA
- a CDS encoding helix-turn-helix domain-containing protein, producing the protein MALSYNKLWKLLIDKNMNKVALRDQTGIGPSTLSKLTRNKRVSMEVLEKICKELDCNIGDIVDYVKD; encoded by the coding sequence ATGGCATTAAGCTATAATAAATTATGGAAATTATTAATTGATAAGAACATGAACAAGGTGGCTTTAAGAGACCAAACAGGTATCGGACCATCCACTCTTTCAAAGTTAACGAGAAATAAAAGGGTAAGCATGGAAGTGCTTGAAAAAATCTGCAAGGAATTGGACTGCAACATTGGCGATATCGTGGATTATGTTAAAGATTAG
- a CDS encoding site-specific DNA-methyltransferase: MDNNLNSLEMMSKEELLEFVKKMLNGGITLSFNGKRTAQVIERKVMPRIVKIDKKLSFNDNSAEGNNIIIDGENLQAMVTLYKYKGQIDLIVTDPPYNTGKDFRYNDKWDTDPNDPDLGELVTLEDGSRHTKWMKFMLPRIQMMKAMLKPNGVLAICIDEREFFHLGMLLNEVFGEENRIGIINWQKSYSPKNDSKHVSTATEYVLVYAKDKNIAKTALLPRDEKMNERFTNPDNDNLGRWAGKDPTAKQFRKNTVYGIQSPFSGYIHYPEGEYSFNGNVPEATKHWTGMSKTEMQLALEGWGSPYVLKNIGDGRGQALVLKGSSVRLHDYDPSKDPVVAEANKKALYIKENSSWPKLIFLDDNSRGVGFGRPRIKNHLKFVKQGKVAMTYWADEDYDELTLIQFDGHKESLYNKNMEGFKWLREKSLIKHSRNRPLKKYWQVKQQQA, translated from the coding sequence ATGGATAATAATTTAAACAGCTTAGAGATGATGAGCAAAGAAGAACTTTTAGAATTTGTAAAGAAAATGTTAAACGGTGGTATTACATTATCGTTTAATGGAAAACGCACAGCGCAAGTAATTGAACGTAAGGTAATGCCACGTATTGTTAAGATTGATAAAAAGCTTAGCTTCAATGACAATAGTGCTGAAGGAAACAACATTATTATAGATGGTGAAAATCTTCAAGCGATGGTAACACTTTATAAATATAAAGGACAAATAGATTTAATCGTTACAGATCCGCCCTATAATACCGGAAAAGACTTTAGATATAATGATAAATGGGATACAGATCCGAATGACCCGGATTTAGGAGAACTTGTAACCCTGGAAGATGGTTCTAGGCATACAAAATGGATGAAATTTATGTTGCCTAGAATTCAAATGATGAAAGCAATGCTAAAACCTAATGGAGTCTTAGCAATTTGTATTGATGAGCGTGAATTTTTCCATCTTGGCATGTTATTAAATGAAGTTTTTGGAGAAGAAAACAGAATAGGCATAATCAATTGGCAGAAATCATACTCCCCAAAGAATGATAGCAAACATGTGTCAACGGCGACTGAATATGTGCTAGTTTATGCGAAAGACAAGAACATAGCCAAAACAGCATTGCTGCCACGTGATGAAAAGATGAATGAACGTTTCACGAACCCTGATAACGATAATCTAGGAAGATGGGCAGGAAAAGACCCTACAGCAAAACAATTTAGAAAAAATACAGTTTATGGCATTCAATCTCCTTTTAGTGGATATATACATTATCCTGAAGGAGAATATAGTTTTAATGGAAATGTTCCTGAAGCAACCAAACATTGGACTGGTATGAGCAAAACAGAAATGCAATTGGCTTTAGAAGGTTGGGGCTCACCATATGTTCTAAAAAATATAGGTGATGGGCGCGGACAGGCGTTGGTGCTAAAGGGCTCATCAGTAAGATTACATGACTATGACCCATCTAAAGACCCTGTTGTAGCGGAAGCTAATAAGAAGGCTTTATACATTAAGGAAAACTCGTCTTGGCCAAAGCTAATTTTTCTCGATGATAATTCTCGTGGGGTTGGTTTTGGTAGGCCTCGAATCAAAAATCATTTAAAGTTTGTAAAACAAGGCAAAGTAGCAATGACTTACTGGGCTGATGAGGATTATGATGAACTGACCTTAATCCAGTTTGATGGACACAAGGAATCCCTATATAATAAAAACATGGAGGGATTCAAATGGCTGAGAGAAAAAAGTTTGATAAAGCATTCAAGGAACAGACCGTTGAAAAAATATTGGCAGGTGAAACAACAGCAAGCTTAA
- a CDS encoding IS3 family transposase (programmed frameshift): protein MAERKKFDKAFKEQTVEKILAGETTASLMAKEIGVHYSTVRDWLIAYEKDGSSAFPGSGNLKPDDDEIRKLRRELANLKEENEILKKAGGLFCEKSEINKFNFIYKHRFIFRIAKMCQALQVSRSGYYAYFSRSESNRSKSNRELLETIKEIHKKSHGIYGAPQITKNLPENQKASKGRVARLMKANGIRSKVSKKYKATTYSNHSLPVADNILNREFTASRPNQKWVSDITYIPTKEGWLYLAGVMDLYGRRLVGWAMANHMRTELVSAALNQAIGRTGAKEGLIIHSDRGIQYASNDYQNLLKRYGFVCSMSRKGNCYDNAPMESFWGKLKMEWLNDYNFETRAEAKKAVFEYIELFYNRKRTHSANGYIPPFVLKEIS from the exons ATGGCTGAGAGAAAAAAGTTTGATAAAGCATTCAAGGAACAGACCGTTGAAAAAATATTGGCAGGTGAAACAACAGCAAGCTTAATGGCAAAAGAAATTGGAGTGCACTACTCAACAGTAAGAGACTGGTTAATCGCTTATGAAAAGGATGGTTCAAGTGCCTTTCCAGGCAGTGGTAACCTTAAGCCTGACGATGATGAAATAAGAAAATTACGCAGGGAATTAGCTAACCTTAAAGAGGAAAATGAAATATTAAAAAAAGCCG GCGGCCTATTTTGCGAAAAATCAGAAATAAACAAGTTTAATTTTATCTATAAACACCGCTTCATATTTCGGATTGCAAAGATGTGTCAGGCCCTTCAAGTATCAAGAAGCGGTTATTATGCATATTTTTCACGTAGCGAAAGTAATCGGAGCAAGTCAAATAGAGAGCTCCTTGAAACTATTAAAGAAATCCATAAAAAGAGTCATGGAATTTATGGTGCTCCTCAGATAACAAAGAATCTTCCGGAAAATCAGAAAGCCAGTAAAGGCCGTGTTGCAAGGTTAATGAAGGCAAATGGTATACGTTCCAAAGTGTCAAAGAAATATAAAGCGACTACGTACTCAAATCATAGTCTTCCTGTGGCAGATAACATTCTTAATAGAGAATTTACTGCCAGTAGACCTAACCAGAAGTGGGTATCAGATATTACGTATATTCCTACAAAAGAAGGTTGGCTTTATCTTGCTGGTGTAATGGACCTCTATGGACGTAGGCTTGTAGGATGGGCTATGGCGAACCATATGAGAACGGAGTTGGTATCTGCTGCTCTGAATCAAGCAATTGGAAGAACCGGTGCTAAAGAAGGATTAATAATTCATTCTGACCGGGGAATTCAATACGCCAGTAATGACTATCAAAATCTGCTAAAAAGATATGGATTTGTATGCAGTATGAGCAGAAAGGGCAATTGTTATGATAATGCCCCTATGGAATCTTTTTGGGGCAAACTTAAAATGGAATGGCTAAATGATTATAATTTTGAGACCAGAGCTGAGGCTAAAAAGGCTGTTTTTGAATACATAGAACTGTTTTATAACCGTAAAAGGACTCATTCAGCAAATGGATATATTCCCCCATTCGTGCTGAAGGAAATATCATAG
- a CDS encoding DEAD/DEAH box helicase has protein sequence MELIKFQINASEMIATRLADYLKEPLMRTKDEIIPFYQNLSSITGSGKTLILADCIEQIRAYLSTQPVVLWLSKGKVVVSQTLENLSSGKYAENIPNYDVKPLLDCKERDLQDDKRGLILIATVGKINQKDKEEGDRRVFQTGFDNADSSLWDMLKKRKSFTGVKRDLIIVYDEGHNLSDQQTQILLDLSPTALIAASATTKVPKALEWYIARLKNEKGFKDKDLVVAVSNKEVVDSGLIKKHISLGGYLTPMELAINNLLDDMRETEEATKKYDCRFLPKAIYVSDTNMLLATSEVDNPLVPFNERRARPIKIWKHLVEQGVPPEEIAVYCNLKFDKRFPKPDNFNLFSGGDNDYEEFTKGNYRHIIFNQSLQEGWDDPACYFAYIDKDMGSSTQVTQVIGRVLRQPNVTHYPDDKLNMASFYIKTDEKDVFKSILDEVRRTLSIDIPEISISYHIGGGKNKVKPTEVARHEVEVPDIAIVSDRAMAEIKNVIDKMIDYSKDDTNTVGEGSTIKVITDIGSNEDGREVTTVTTHSNKVTVRWIFKRELDKLAKNAITICDISAPKFDALVEYSSNAASYVKEEAAKIAEIYRQNSIIMQNPLDTVPVGEIIISDESVEFKNSVHARYSDFNAFELDFAKELDKTGLVWMRNPKNGILKIKLLDGKGTDNFNPDFIVWTDNTVYALDTKGDHLIHTDSVRKLFYLEKACDGKDLVIKLISEKKYNVHGQVIDQNGYTVWQLKQGQISPMTCSTIKEAVNICVSN, from the coding sequence GTGGAGCTTATAAAATTTCAGATAAATGCATCAGAGATGATTGCGACTAGACTTGCTGATTATTTAAAAGAACCTTTAATGAGGACGAAAGATGAAATAATACCTTTTTATCAAAACCTATCATCAATAACGGGTTCCGGGAAAACACTTATTCTTGCAGACTGTATTGAACAGATACGTGCGTATTTGAGCACACAGCCTGTAGTGCTTTGGTTATCAAAAGGCAAAGTTGTTGTTAGTCAAACTTTGGAGAACCTTTCTAGCGGAAAGTATGCGGAGAATATTCCTAATTACGATGTTAAGCCACTACTGGATTGTAAGGAAAGAGACTTGCAGGATGATAAGAGGGGCCTAATACTAATAGCTACTGTAGGAAAGATAAATCAGAAGGATAAAGAGGAAGGCGACAGGCGAGTTTTTCAAACGGGTTTTGATAATGCCGACAGCTCGTTATGGGATATGCTAAAAAAGAGAAAATCATTCACAGGTGTAAAAAGAGACTTAATAATAGTTTATGATGAAGGACATAATTTATCTGACCAGCAAACACAGATTTTACTTGATTTATCTCCTACAGCCTTAATTGCAGCAAGCGCCACAACTAAGGTGCCAAAAGCATTAGAGTGGTATATTGCTCGATTAAAGAATGAAAAGGGTTTTAAGGATAAGGATCTGGTTGTTGCTGTAAGTAATAAAGAAGTTGTTGATAGTGGTCTTATTAAAAAGCATATATCTTTAGGTGGTTATTTAACTCCTATGGAATTGGCAATAAATAACCTGCTAGATGACATGAGGGAAACTGAAGAAGCAACTAAAAAATATGATTGCAGGTTTTTACCAAAGGCTATATATGTGAGTGATACAAACATGTTGCTTGCTACTTCTGAGGTTGATAATCCATTAGTGCCTTTTAATGAAAGACGAGCAAGACCAATTAAGATATGGAAACACCTTGTTGAACAAGGTGTTCCTCCGGAAGAAATTGCAGTATACTGTAATTTGAAGTTTGACAAGAGATTTCCTAAGCCAGACAACTTTAATTTGTTTAGTGGTGGAGACAACGATTATGAAGAGTTCACAAAAGGTAACTATAGGCACATAATATTTAACCAATCACTTCAAGAAGGTTGGGATGACCCTGCCTGTTATTTTGCTTATATTGATAAGGACATGGGTTCAAGTACCCAGGTGACTCAGGTCATTGGTAGGGTTTTAAGGCAGCCCAATGTAACTCACTATCCTGATGATAAGTTGAATATGGCTAGCTTTTACATAAAAACTGATGAAAAAGACGTTTTTAAATCAATATTAGATGAAGTTAGGAGAACATTATCTATAGATATTCCTGAAATTTCAATATCTTATCATATTGGCGGCGGTAAAAATAAGGTGAAACCAACTGAAGTGGCAAGACATGAAGTTGAGGTGCCTGATATCGCTATTGTATCAGATAGGGCTATGGCAGAGATTAAGAATGTCATTGATAAGATGATTGATTATTCAAAGGATGATACAAATACTGTTGGTGAAGGCAGCACTATTAAAGTTATTACTGACATTGGATCTAATGAAGATGGACGGGAGGTTACAACAGTAACAACGCATAGTAATAAGGTTACAGTGAGATGGATTTTTAAAAGAGAGCTTGATAAGTTAGCCAAAAATGCAATAACTATCTGTGATATATCTGCACCTAAATTTGATGCACTTGTTGAATATAGCAGCAATGCGGCATCTTATGTTAAAGAAGAAGCTGCAAAAATTGCTGAAATATATAGACAGAATTCAATTATTATGCAAAATCCACTTGATACAGTTCCGGTGGGGGAAATCATCATTAGTGATGAAAGCGTAGAATTTAAAAACTCTGTTCATGCACGGTATAGCGACTTCAACGCCTTTGAATTAGATTTTGCAAAGGAGCTAGATAAAACAGGTTTAGTATGGATGAGGAATCCTAAAAATGGCATATTGAAAATAAAATTATTAGATGGAAAAGGTACTGATAATTTTAACCCTGACTTTATAGTTTGGACAGACAACACAGTTTACGCTCTTGATACAAAAGGAGACCACTTAATTCATACAGACAGTGTTCGGAAGCTATTCTATCTTGAAAAGGCATGTGATGGGAAGGATTTAGTCATTAAGCTTATAAGTGAGAAAAAATATAATGTTCATGGTCAAGTAATAGACCAAAATGGATATACTGTATGGCAGCTAAAACAAGGACAAATATCACCAATGACATGTTCAACTATTAAAGAAGCAGTAAATATATGCGTATCAAACTAA
- a CDS encoding AbrB/MazE/SpoVT family DNA-binding domain-containing protein, with product MKATGIVRKVDELGRVVLPIELRRGIAVDHGDALEIGVNANEIILKKYVPRCVFCQESDNVKEQLGKNICASCLKDINTL from the coding sequence ATGAAAGCTACAGGCATTGTTAGAAAAGTAGATGAGCTAGGCAGGGTTGTATTACCAATTGAACTAAGGCGTGGAATTGCTGTAGATCATGGTGACGCTTTAGAAATAGGTGTTAATGCTAATGAGATTATTCTGAAAAAGTATGTACCACGATGCGTATTTTGCCAAGAGTCAGATAATGTTAAGGAACAATTAGGTAAAAACATTTGTGCAAGCTGTCTAAAGGACATCAATACCTTGTAA